In a genomic window of Lycium ferocissimum isolate CSIRO_LF1 chromosome 9, AGI_CSIRO_Lferr_CH_V1, whole genome shotgun sequence:
- the LOC132069267 gene encoding uncharacterized protein LOC132069267 → MAKKASTPMRTRGSYAENRSKKINDPRRSADYVDSKSKQQEKVKKVSQMGKQNKRKAGNNVANVKGKKIAKTKHNVDEDDDGEVYLCCIFNIFSSFVFFSSVITDL, encoded by the exons ATGGCTAAGAAAGCTTCTACTCCGATGAGAACTAGAG GCTCTTATGCTGAGAAtcgttcaaaaaaaattaacgaTCCTAGGCGTTCTGCTGATTATGTTGATTCGAAGAgtaaacaacaagaaaaagtgaaaaaggttTCTCAAATGGGGAAACAAAATAAGAGAAAGGCTGgtaataatgttgctaatgttaagggcaaaaaaattgctaaaaccaaacataatgtcgatgaggatgatgatggagAGGtatatttatgttgtattttcaatatatttagTTCGTTTGTATTTTTTAGTTCAGTTATTACAGATCTGTGA